The Oncorhynchus mykiss isolate Arlee chromosome 10, USDA_OmykA_1.1, whole genome shotgun sequence nucleotide sequence TTGTAAGCGAAGTAGGCAGACCTGCTTAATTCTCAATTGAAACATTGTTTTTGTGTTTAAAAGGCaaaattacacattctgttaacatatgACCCCAGATTGATCtgtcttgcaatttgtagtctgaTATTTCAGATTAAGATATGATACTTTTTTACAAAGTTGTTTGGATGTGGTGAACGACTTTTTCAAAGTGactttagttaagtaaactatatgttttttatttgttgttttattgtagcttaacttcttccagtaTATAGTAATTGGTATCTttagtaaactatattttcagagtactgtagcttccccaacactggaTAGATATGATTGATTTATCAATAGTAAATTCTACAATTACATTCTCATGATGTTCCAGGGGCCAGAAGAATGTTGAAGAGTAAAACGTGGCAGTTGACAGCCATATTAATGCTTATATCTGATTGGAGTCAGTGCATCAAGTCACAAGAATGTACAGGTTAGTCTCTGCAGGTGTCTTTCCATTCATTAATCACTGTTTTACTGTGTAATATCTCATAATACCAGGCAGATTTCCATTCAAAGTAATGTTTGTACAAGAATGTGATGGGATGTCAAATACACTGTACTATATAGGCTATATAGGTGGTTATATCCAGACAGCACATGGCTAGGTGGGTGGCGGTGAGTGTGGGAGGTTGAAATGAAAGCGCGCTGCACAGTCACATGGCCGCTCAGCATCACAGAGAGTGTTTGCACATTGGCAAGATGTCGCCAAGACATCTGGATTAGATCACATTTTCCCTTCAGCCGCTATTTGGACGACGCATGTCAAAGCTCCTAAATTATACTGGCAATAATAAAAAGTTACAGTCGTGagtaaataaaaaatgttataCTCTTAATTTTTCATACttgtcccctgtgggaatcgaagCCACaaagctccatgctctaccaactgagctaaatGAGAATATATATAGATTGGAAGTGACTTTGTTTGTGGGTAAAATGAAAGAGGGAAGACTAGAGTTAATGTCAAGTTTATTAACCTATTGCTATACCATCAAATTCTTACAATTACTCCGGCACAAAGAAGAGAGGAACGAggaacagagaaacagaaacatcACATTTAACAAAAATATAGTTTATGCAGGCTGaggaccacactatttaccaagagggttttcatctatattttagctgtctatttaccaccacaaactgatactGCCACTGACCGCACTCAACGatctgtataaggccataagcaaacaagaaaatgctcatccagaggcggcagggcttgtaaactattacggactacaaaggaaagcacCGCCGCAAACTGCCattgacgcaagcctaccagacgagctaaattacttctatgctcgcttcgaaacAAGCAGTACTGAAGCATGCTTGAGAGCACTAGCTCTTCCGcacgactgtgtgatcaagctctccgtagccgacatgagtaagaccttgaaacaggtcaacattcccaAGGCTGCAGgaacagacggattaccaggatgtgaatccgagcatgtgctgaccaactggcaagtgtcttcactgacattttcaacctgtccctgaccgagtctgtaataccaacatgtttcaagcagaccaccatattccctgtgcccaagaacaccaagataacctgcctaaatgactaccgaccagtaGCACGCACGTCTGTAgccgtgaagtgctttgaaaggctggtcatggttcacaacaccgttatcccagaaatcctagacccactccaatttgcataccgccccaacagacccACACATGAAGCaatttctattgcactccacactgtcatttcccacctggacaaaaggaaaacctacCTTTTCTATTTATTtaccttgttttttttgttttacttcagtttattttggTAAATaatttcttaacacttatttttcttaaaactgcaatgttggtgaagggcttgtaaattagcatttcactgtgaggtctgttacctgttgtattcggcgcatgtgacgaataaaatttgatttgaatatgtgATGAATGTATTTACAAAATAAGGTGAAAAGAATGCATGGGACAAGTACTGTAATCAGAAAACgcgcttttattattttttttaatgatattTTCTGATAAAAGTATTGCCAACCATGACCTGAAAATGTTGACTGTCCATCGGTAAGCTATGCCTAAAAGATGCGATATGTGGCCCCCGCGGGTGCGGAATGATTATACACCCAGAGAAGGCTGCATTGTGACACTCGACGCCAGTCGGCACGCAAATCTTTGGCCGACATATCAAAATGCGTAGGGAATATGTCGTTTGGAGAGCGTTTGTACATTGGTGAAATGACGCCGAGACATCTGAATAGAATGTTGATGCCTGGCCTATTTATATAAACaatgtagaactgtagaatgtAGGTAATGTGCTAATGCTCTCAATACTATACCACATAATCCCGATGTATCATGTGGACATCGTAACTACGTTGGGCAGACGTGTGTGCTATTTGGGTCCCAATTTCAATATCTACAACATCTCCGGCTGACTCTGTGATGCTGAGCGGCCATGTGACGGTGTAGCGCGCATGCATTTTGACCTCCCACAGCCGCTTTCCCGCCGACCTAAACTGGCTGCAAGGACTGAGCATCCATGATAGCGAAATTATAGCTctaaccatgttgaggctataccGTGCTTATTTACAAttaaattgtttacaaacaatagataaaacaagcttatattttggctTCGGATGGGTTACAACAATATATATAATGAATTGATGAACCAATCACAGATTGCCTCTTAATGCTTACTGCAAGCTTGCAGATGTCTTTTGCTCTATTAACCTTTGACCTGAAAATACTGTGTACCTCATTGACTTCCAGTGGATCCTCCTGAGAACATTGGGATTGATGACCCTGGCCACCTCGGGCCGCTCTATATCCACTGGACGGCTCCAGCCAGCCTGACCAACTTGACTGCCTGCTCCATGAGATACCATCTGGAGTACTTCAACACATATCAGAGCAGATGGACTGTAAGTCACTGGACACAAAACTAGACATTGTCAAACATTGTCAAAAGAAACCTCCCGGCGTTCTTCTTATCCTGCCAACTGTGTGTCCTAATGCTACTGTATTCTTATACACAGAATAACAGAGAAATGTGATACACCATCCATAAACATCCTGCCAAAACCAGTTATGATTAACATCAGAAGTCAATATTTCCCAATGATATCATCTCCTAAGATCTGTCTATATTTGTGGTTGACTAGCTGTAACTGTATTTAGATTCAATGGAATTATTCTGGAGTTTTTCCTGTGAATGTAAAACACCCTACAGCATTTTTAGGGGGAGTGAGAATGAAATATTCATGAATGTATTCATGAGAACATCAACATATTTTCAATATAGTAGTAATGGCCAGGTGCCTGAGGTATGCATAATATTAATGTGATATTGTCTGTGAATGGTTAGGTGATCAGGACTGTACGGACATGGTACCGTGCTCAGTTTGACCTGGAGAAGGAGGTCAGGGTGCGGATCTCCACCTTACTGAAGGGAGCCTGCACCAACGGCACTGAGCTCAAGAGCCCCTTCACAGAGATGGTTCTGCCACCCAATAACACAGGTGAGGTCAGGAGGACAATGTGCTTTTGTAGATATGGAATTGTTTGGATTAAATGACACCAATAGGCTGACAGAAAGCGAGATTCGTTCTATCCTCTTATCATTCTATATAGGAATGAACAATGAGTGAGTGCTGTATAGCTGGAATTCTCTACAGGCACCATTTTGGACAGGGGCGGAATGGGGCGGTTCGATTTGGTCGACCAACTTCAACCATCTATTTATCTCTTAACCTCTTTTAATTTGCTTCCAGGCCCAGTTGGCTCCAGGGTCCAGGGGTTTGGTTGCGTGTTTTATCAGAAGGAGTTCATGGAGTGCACCTGGGAGACGGGCTTGGAGGAGCCAACCCAATCCCAGTACAGCCTGTACTTTTGGTAGGTCACCCTAAATGGGTACGTTAGAACATCTCTCCTAATGTATGGCCTACCTACATGTCTGTACCTGTTATATACTGGACAAATGTGGCGTGTTGAtgcctgagtgtgtctgtgtgcttctCCAGGCATCGGGAGATGGAGCAAGCGGAAGAGTGTCCTCAGTACATCCACTCCAATGGGGTCAGGACTGGCTGCAAATTCACAGAGGAATCTCTCTCAGAATTCAGTGATTTCAACATATGCATAAACAGCTCCTCTCCCGAGGTGGTCTTGAGGTCGGCGTTCTTCTCCCTGCAAATTCAGAATTATGGTACTTAAAACTCAACTTCACAACAAGGCATGATATGCCTCACTTATTCAATGCAATACGGCTAGATTTTCTTCACATAAACATTGTCAGCTGCACATAATGTTATTTTTCATAATGTTTCATTAATTTTTCATAATGTCCTTTGTTCATAGCACATCCAGATATTATCTGCACAGTCTAATCTCTCCTCCGGTCTCATTACACCCACCGGTACTTGCAATGACATCATTATGTCTTCTCCGTTCTGGTTTCTTTGTAAACAATCCACTGACTCCTTTGGGCCTCTTTGTACTCTAGTGAAACCTGCAGCCATTGAGACAGTGCATCTGGAAGCTAGTCCAGACAGGAGGCTCCAGGTGCAGTGGGACTTGCCCAACGAGAGGATTCCCAGGCACTGCCTTGAGTATGAAGTGGAAGCCAGAGAGGAGGGCGTAGGCGGGCAGCCATTGTTGGTATGTCCTTCTTGAATCGGTCTCTCAATATCTCCAATGACGTTATGTGTCAAAACATTGTGTAATTCCCTGAGATAACATGTAGCGTAGCAACTTGGCCATTGCTCAGTCTGCAAGGTATagtgggcggtgttgcaatctactgcaaagatagcctgcagagttctgtcctactatccaggtctgtacccaaacaatttgaacttctacttttaaaaatccacctctctaaaaacaagtctctcaccgttgccgcttgctatagaccaccctctgcccccagctgtgctctggacaccatatgtgaactgattgccccccatctatcttcagagctcgtgctgctagacGACCTAATCTGGatcatgcttaacaccccagccatcctaccatctaaacttgatgccctcaatctcacacaaatcatcaatgaacctaccaggtaccaccctaAAGCTGTAAatacaggcaccctcatagatatcatcctaaccaacttgccctctaaatacacctgtgctgttttcaaccaagatctcagcgatcactgcctcattgcctgcatccgtaatgggtcagcggtcaaacgacctccactcatcactgtcaaacgctccctgaaacacttcaacgagcaggcctttctaatcgacctggccggggtatcctggaaggatatagatctcatcccgtcagtagaggatgcctggttattctttttaaatgccttcctcgccatcttaaataagcatgccccattcaataaaTTTAGAACCAGGTCTGGAGAGAACAGGATAtagatctcatcccgtcagtagaggatgcctggttattctttttaaatgccttcctcaccatcttaaataagcatgccccattcaataaatttagaaccaggaacagataaccaacacaaaaacatcctatggcgttttgcattagcatcaaacagcccccgtgatatgcagctgttcagggaagctggaaaccaatatacacaggcagttagtaaagccaaggctagctttttcaagcagaaatttgcttcctgcaacacaaactcaaaaaagttctgggacactgtaaagtccatggagaataagaacacctcctcccagctgcccactgcactgaagataggaaacactgttaccaccgataaatccactataattgagaatttcaataggctacccctaccccggtcaacagcactgcaccccccacagcaaatcgcccaagccttccccattcctccttctcccaaatccagtcagctgatgttctgaaagagctgcaaatctggacccctacaaatcagcagggctagacaatctggaacctttctttctaaaattatctgccaaaattgttgccacccctattactagcctgttcaacctctatttcgtgtcgtctgagattcccaaagattggaaagcagctgcggtcatccccctcttcaaagggggggacactcttgaccccaaactgctacagacctatatctatcctaccctgccttttctaaggtcttcgaaagccaagtcaacaaacagattacagaccattttgaatcccaccataccttctccgctatgcaatctggtttcagagctggtcatgggtgcacctcagccacgctcaaggtcctaaacgatatcttaaccgccatcgataagaaacaatactgtgcagccgtattcattgacctggccaaggctttcgactctgtcaaccaccacatcctcatcggcagactcgacagccttggtttctcaaatgattgcctcgcctggttcaccaagtaCTTCTCTGATagtgttcagtgtgtcaaatcggagggtctgttgtccgggcctctggcagtctctatgggggtgccacaaggttcaattcttggaccgactctcttctctgtatacatcaatgatgtcgctcttgctgctggtgagtctctgatccacctctacgcagacgacaccattctgtatacttccggcccttctttggacactgtgttaacaaccctccaggcgagcttcaatgccatacaactctccttccgtggcctccaattgctcttaaatacaagtaaaactaaatgcatgctcttcaaccgatcgctgcctgcacctgcccgcctgtccaacatcactactctggacggctctgacttagaatatgtggacaactacaaatacctaggtgtctggttagactgtaaactctccttccagactcacatcaaacatatccaatccaaagttaaatctagaattggcttcctatttcgcaacaaagcatccttcactcatgctgccaaacataacctTGTAAAACttaccatcctaccaatcctcgacttcggcgatgtcatttaaaaaatagcctccaataccctactcaataaataggatgcaatctatcacagtgccatccgttttgtcaccaaagccccaaatactacccaccactgcgacctgtacgctctcgttggctggccctcgcttcatactcgtcgccaagcccactggctccaggtcatctacaagaccctgctaggtaaagtccccccttatctcagttcactggtcaccatagcagcacccacctgtagcacgcgctccagcaggtatatacagtgccttgcgaaagtattcggcccccttgaactttgcgaccttttgccacatttcaggcttcaaacataaagatataaaactgtatttttttgtgaagaatcaacaacaagtgggaaacaatcatgaagtggaacgacatttattggatatttcaaacttttttaacaaatcaaaaactgaaaaattgggcgtgcaaaattattcagcccctttactttcagtgcagcaaactctctccagaagttcagtgaggatctctgaatgatccaatgttgacctaaatgactaatgatgataaatacaatccacctgtgtgtaatcaagtctccgtataaatgcacctgcactgtgatagtctcagaggtccgttaaaagcgcagagagcatcatgaagaacaaggaacacaccaggcaggtccgagatactgttgtgaagaagtttaaagccggatttggatacaaaaagatttcccaagctttaaacatcccaaggagcactgtgcaagcgataatattgaaatggaaggagtatcagaccactgcaaatctaccaagacctggccgtccctctaaactttcagctcatacaaggagaagactgatcagagatgcagccaagaggcccatgatcactctggatgaactgcagagatctacagctgaggtgggagactctgtccataggacaacaatcagtcgtatattgcacaaatctggcctttatggaagagtggcaagaagaaagccatttcttaaagatatccataaaaagtgttgtttaaagtttgccacaagccacctgggagacacaccaaacatgtggaagaaggtgctctggtcagatgaaaccaaaattgaactttttggcaacaatgcaaaacgttatgtttggcgtaaaagcaacacagctgaacacaccatccccactgtcaaacatggtggtggcagcatcatggtttgggcctgtttttcttcagcagggacagggaagatggttaaaattgatgggaagatggatggagccaaatacaggaccattctggaagaaaacctgatggagtctgcaaaagacctgagactgggacggagatttgtcttccaacaagacaatgatccaaaacataaagcaaaatctacaatggaatggttcaaaaataaacatatccaggtgttagaatggccaagtcaaagtccagacctgaatccaatcgagaatctgtggaaagaactgaaaactgctgttcacaaatgctctccatccaacctcactgagctcgagctgttttgcaaggaggaatgggaaagaatttcagtctctcgatgtgcaaaactgatagagacataccccaagcgacttacagctgtaatcgcagcaaaaggtggcgctacaaagtattaacttaagggggctgaataattttgcacgccctatttttcagtttttgatttgttaaaaaagtttgaaatatccaataaatgttgttccacttcatgattgtgtcccacttgttgttgattcttcacaaaaaaatacagttttatatctttatgtttgaagcctgaaatgtggcaaaaggccgcaaagttcaagggggccgaatactttcgcaaggcactgtatatctctggtcacccccaaaaccaattcttcctttggccgcctctccttccagttctctgctgccaatgactggaacgaactacaaacatttctgaaactggagacacttatctccctcactagctttaagcaccagctgtcagagcagctcatagattactgcacctgtacataggccatctataatttagcccaaacaactacctctttccctactttatttatttattttgctcctttgcaccccattatttctatctctactttgcacattcttctacTGCAAATCACCCATTCcaatgttttacttgctatattgtatttacttcgccaccatgcccttttttgcctttacctcccttatctcacctcacttgctcacattgtatatatatacttatttttctactgtattattgactgtatgtttgttttactccatgtttgttttactccatgtgtaactctgtgtcgttgtatgtgtcgaactgctttgctttatcttagccaggtcgcaattgtaaatgagaacttgttctcaacttgcctacctggttaaataaaggtgaaataaaaaaaaaaagtaaaggcAGAAATGCATGATCTCAGATCATGCAGGCACATACTGTACTGAACATACTTCTCATTTTGTTTTGACACATAACATTGAAGATAACCTTTGAAGAAGAAAATAATAAGATTATTGGTTAGAGAATAGACTAAATCTGTCTGAAGTTTTGTTCAGATCTGATATTGTTCCTGTCACCAGCAGCAGAGGAACGTAACAAATGAGATGACGCTGACTTCCCTCTCAATGGATGGTGCCCGGAGGAAGTGCTTCCGGGTCAGGTCTAGGATGCACCACTACTGTGCTGACAGAGGCTTCTGGAGTGACTGGAGCCATTGGTCCTGTCACTCAGGTAACAGATTTCTCCATACAGAAATCATCTCCTGGTGTATATCCTTAAATTCAATTCATAGATTTGCCTGTTTGTTTTCCTCCATGCATATTTccccccctgtatatacagttgacgtcggaagtttacaaacacttaggttggagtcattaaaactcatttttcaaccactccacaaatttcttgttaccaaactatagttttggcaagtcggttaggaaatctactttgtgcatgacacaagtcatttttcctacaattgtttacaaacagattatttcacttacaattcactgtatcacaattcctgtgggtcagaagtttacatacagtaagttaactgtgtcttttaaacagcttggaaaattccagaaaatgatgtaatggctttagaagcttctgagaggctaattgacataatttgagtcaattggaggtggacctgtggatgtatttcaaggcctaccttcaaactcagtgcctctttgcttgacatcatgggaaaatcaaaagaaatcagccaagacctcagaaaatatattgtagacctccacaagtctggttcatccttgggagcaatttccaaacgcctgaaggtaccacgttcatctgtacaaacaatagtatgcaagtataaacactatgggaccatgcagccgccataccgctcaggaaggagatgcattctgtctcctagagatgaacgtactttggggctaaaagtgcaaatcaatcccagaacaacagcaaagaacattgtgacgatgctggaggaaacgggtacaaaagtatctatatccacagtaaaacaagtcttatatcgacataacctgaaaggctgctcagcaaggaagaagccactgctccaaaaccaccattaaaaaatcCAGATGACGGTTtgctactgcacatggggacaaagataatactttttggagaaatgtcctcgggtctgatgaaacaaaaatagaactgtttggccataatgaccattgttatgtttggaggaaaaagggagaagcttgcaagctgaagaacaccatcccaacggagaagcacaggggtggcagcatcatgttgtgggggtgctttgctgcaggaggtactggtgcacttcacaaaatagatggcatcatgaggaggaaaattaggtggataaattgaagcaaaatctcaagacatcagtcaggagttaaagcttggtcgcaaatgggtcttccaaatggacaatgaccctaagcatacttccaaagttgtggcaaaatggctgaagaacaacaaagtcaaggtattggagtggccatcacaaagccctgacctcaatcctatagaaaatctgtaggcagaactgaaaaagcgtgtgcgagcaaggaggcctacaaacctgactccgttacatcagctctgtcagaatgaacgggccaaaattcacccaacttattgtgtgaagtttgtggaaggctacctgaaacgtttgacccaagttaaacaatttaaaggcaatgctaccagatactaattgagtgtatgtaaacttgacccactgggaatgtgaggaaagaaagaaaagctgaaattaatcattctctctactattattattttttattcttaaaataaagtggtgatcctaactgacctaagacaggacatttttactctgattaaatatcaggaattgtgaaaaactgagtttaaatgtatttggctaaggtgtatgtaaacttccgacttcaactgtatgcatatacactgagtgtacaaaacattaacaccttcctaatattaagttgcgcctcaatttgtcgggcatggactctacaaggtgttaaaagcattccacagggatgctggcccttgttgactccaatgcttcccacagttgtcaagatggctgatgtcctttgggtggtggaccattcttgatacactagggaaactgttgagggtgaaaaacccagcagtgttgcagttcttgacacactcaaaccggtgcgcatggcacctactaccataccccgttcaaaggcacttcaatattttgtctcgcccattcaccctctgaatggcacacatacacaatccatatctcaattgtctcaaagtttaaaaatccttcttcttttaacctgtctcctcaatcaataagggataatagcttttcataatggtttgtacactctgtgtatttCCTGTAAGGAGGAGTCTCTGAACCCATATCTTTCCTTAGATACAGAGTCAGATGCTGTGGTGGGCTGTGCCGTGGTCATCGGGATCATCGTCTCTATGTTGATCCTGTCTCTGTTTGGGTGGGCACTATGGAGAAAgtgagtatacacacacacacacacacacacacacacacacacacacacacacacactcacacaaaaccGTCTATTTAAGCACTGAAATACTGGTGAAGGATCATTGCATATCTTGATCAACTCTCTGTCTCTTAGGTGGAAAGCCAGAGAGGGGGAAATGATGCCTTTCAGTCCCCTGCACAAACTGATGGAATATTCCAAAGGACTCTCTGCTCGCAGTCATTTCAATAAAACAAGAGAGAACCAGTAGTATAGCCTTTGCAAGCATTACCTTTGGGCAGACAAATGATAAAGAGATCAGAGTTAGACTGGTGTTCACACTTATTTGAAGCACCCATGCAAACATGCTCAAACACACCCATGCGCACACCCATGCACAGAAGAATAGGAAGTGTTCTTACCGAACCATTTACGTAATGTAAAACTCCCGGTTTTACGTTACACAGTATAGACTTAAGAAATGCCATAGCTCTTTCCGGTTTGTTTACTTTCCACATGTCTTTCATTTATATCACAAATTATACTTACTGGAGTCGGTTTTTGTAGTTTTAGTTTGATGCCATTGCATTCAGTCGAATGTATCTTTTAAGTGCTTTGCATAGAATTCCCTGGCCTGTTAAAATTGGATGGTGTTGAACTaatgttatgtttaatacaattTTTTGCTGCTCTATAGCTATAAAGATGCGTTGTTTGGTATTTTGTTTACAGTATTGTATTTGCAGTGATTGATGTTTCAGAGACCTTGAGATGTATGTTATTTGGCACCATCATGTGGCCGGTCAGGACGACTGTCCTCCAAAGTGTATATTGTTTGCTCTTGCAATGAAGTGTTGCTGAACTGTCTTATGGATGTATTTATATCATGAGCATGGAGAAATTGTAAAAGCAATGGAAGTTGTCTTGACTTTGATACAGAGGAAGACAAAGGTCCATCATCTCAGACTGTCCCATGCACCCATGCAAATCCAGATCCTGACCTGGAGTCGTTCCCagagggagggtttggctggcttgTTGTCCTGGCAGCCACCTAGTGTAATGGATCAATCTTCAGCACTCAGAGGTCTTTTGGAATCATACATATATGCTAGTTAATGCTCATCAGGACTCAAATAATGACATTTCTACATTTGCAATAGGTGAAAGGTCAGTTTTGCTTGGGTATCTATTGTTCAGACAATGCTGTGAGTAGTTGATCGATTTTGGTTTTGATTTGTTCAGACATTGATAAGGCATGATGCCAGCAACAACCCAATGATGTTGTCAACCAAGTGACAGGCCACTGTGGTGAAGACTCATCTGTGACACGTTAGAGATCCCATAAGATGTAAATGGAgtggatacagttgaagttggaagtttacatacaccttaaccaaatacatttaaactaaatttt carries:
- the LOC100135968 gene encoding interleukin 13 receptor alpha-2 precursor (The RefSeq protein has 3 substitutions compared to this genomic sequence), yielding MLKSKTWQLTAILMLLSDWSQCIKSQEFTVDPPENIGIDDPGHLGPLYIHWTAPASLTNLTACSMRYHLEYFNTYQSRWTVIRTVRTWYRAQFDLEKEVRVRISTLLKGACTNGTELKSPFTEMVLPPNNTGPVGSRVQGFGCVFYQKEFMECTWETGLEEPTQSQYSLYFWHREMEQAEECPQYIHSNGVRTGCKFTEESLSEFSDFNICINSSSPEVVLRSAFFSLQIQNYVKPAAIETVHLEASPDRRLQVQWDLPNERIPRHCLEYEVEAREEGVGGQPLLQRNVTNEMTLTSLSMDGARRKCFRVRSRMHHYCADRGFWSDWSHWSCHSDTESDAVVGCAVVIGIIVSMLILSLFGWALWRKWKAREGEIMPFSPLHKLMEYSKGLSARSHFNKTRENQ
- the LOC100135968 gene encoding interleukin 13 receptor alpha-2 isoform X1, with the protein product MRYHLEYFNTYQSRWTVIRTVRTWYRAQFDLEKEVRVRISTLLKGACTNGTELKSPFTEMVLPPNNTGPVGSRVQGFGCVFYQKEFMECTWETGLEEPTQSQYSLYFWHREMEQAEECPQYIHSNGVRTGCKFTEESLSEFSDFNICINSSSPEVVLRSAFFSLQIQNYVKPAAIETVHLEASPDRRLQVQWDLPNERIPRHCLEYEVEAREEGVGGQPLLQRNVTNEMTLTSLSMDGARRKCFRVRSRMHHYCADRGFWSDWSHWSCHSDTESDAVVGCAVVIGIIVSMLILSLFGWALWRKWKAREGEMMPFSPLHKLMEYSKGLSARSHFNKTRENQ